TCGTGGCGAGCACGTTGGTTTCTTGGGTTTCACCTTCCTGCTTGTAGCGACTGCCTAAATACGGCCGGCACGGGGTTTCTTGGGTTTACCCCCGTGCCGGCCGTAAAGTTTTCCGGCAGGGAGCTCCCCATTTCAATCTTTGCGGATTCTCCGTTCCCGCGTTTTCTACCCCCGTGCCGCCGAAAGACCACGAAACGAAGCTGGGTGCCGTCCTCGTCCGGAATCCTACCGTCGATGATATCCCCGCCATCCTCTCGCTTCACCGCCGTTGCTTCCCCCAGCCGAATGACGCTGGCGGCCCGTGGAATGAAAAGCACCTGCGCTCCCACCTCCACGTTTTTCCGGAGGGCCAGTTGCTCGCGGAAAAGGACGGCCAGATCCTTGGTGTCGCTTCATCCCTGATCGTCTCGCTCGGTCGCAATCCGCTGCGCAAGCACACCTACGATGGCGTCACGGACGACGGCTACTTCTACAACCACGATCCCCAGGGCGATACTCTCTACGGCGCGGACGTCTATGTGGACCCGGACGCCCGCAAGTTCGGCGTCGGCGCCGCGCTCTACTCTGCCCGCCGCGATCTCTGCCGCCGCCTGAATCTCCGCCGCATCCTCGCCGGTGCGCGTCTCTGGCACTACGATGAACACGCCGCGCGCCTCACTCCGGAAGAATACGTCTGGCAGGTGCAGGATGGAAAAATTCCCGACCCCGTGCTCGGCTTCCAGATCAAGCAGGGCTTCGCGGTCCGCGGCATCATGCCGAACTACCTCCACGATCACCGCTCCCGCGACAACGCTGCTTTGATCGAGTGGATCAACCCGGAATACCAGGCCCCGGGCGAAATGGGGAACAAGGTGCGCGTGGCCTGCGTGCAATACCACATGCGCAAGGTCGCGGACTTCGACGACTTCGCCAACCAGGTCCGCTACTTCGTGGAAACGGCGGGCGAGGACTATGGAGCGGAGTTCGTGGTCTTCCCGGAATTCCTCACCGTGCAATTGCTCAGCGCACTGCCGCCGATGGGTTCGCGCGAAGGGATCCGCAAGCTGTCCGAATACACGGATCAGTTCCGCGCGCTGATGAGCCGCCTGGCTCGGGAGCAGGGACTTTATCTCATCGCCGGATCCCATCCGGTGGCTCTGCCGGATGGACGTCTGGAGAATACCTCCATGATCTTCAAACCGGACGGCACCCACGTCTCCCAGCCGAAGCTCCACATCACGCCTTCGGAAAAAACGTGGTGGGGCATCTCCGGTGGCGACTCGCTGATCGTGCTCCAGACGCCGAAGGCAAAGATCGGCGTTCTGATCTGCTACGATGTGGAATTCCCCGAAGCGGCCCGCTATCTGGCAGACCGTGGCGTGGAAATACTATTCATCCCGTACTGCACGGACAATCGCCAGGGCTACCTCCGCGTCAGCCTCTGTGCGGCGGCTCGGGCGATCGAGAACCAGATCTACGTCGCCACCGCGGGAGTCGTGGGCAATCTTCCCGATGTGCCCGCGATGGATGTTCATTACGGGCGCGCTGCCGTATTCACCCCGAGCGATTTCGAATTCGCCCGCGACGGCATCCAGGCCGAGGCGGATCCAAACGTGGAGACCATGCTCGTCACGGATCTCGATATTTCCGATCTCTATCGCTCGCGCCTGAGTGGCAGCGTCACTCCTGTGACCGACCGCCGCACGGATCTCTTCGAGTTCCATAACAAGCTCTCGAATGAGATCATCGCGCCCGGGGTGCAGGAAGGTCACCTGTGAGGGTGTCAGCTTTGTAACCTGAGGATCGGCTCCGGCGGCAATTCCTTCTTCCATCGGGGAAGCAGGATGAAGTTTGGTGGGCGCATGTTTACCCGAGCGCTTCCACTTCTTCCCGTCCTGCTGGCCGTGAATGCGGCAGCCATCGCCCAGGATCTTCCTGCGGTGGCTCATCCGGAGGAGAAATTCCCCGCCGACAAGACCATCGTTTGGACCCCGCTCTTTCAGGCCGCATGGGACCGCATGAATGCCGACCTCGGCGGTCGCCCGATCAAGGTAGAGCCTCCCAACCCGCTCATGAATCTCTTGGATTCCTTCGAGTGGAATGCGGAGTCCATCATGCCGAAGGACCGCTGGAAGGTTTGGTCTGGCCAGGCGAACAAGGAATTTCTTGATCAGGCGAACAACGAGGCCGCCGCGATGCTCGGCGAAGCACAGGGTCCCTTTAGCCCCGGCGCCGTTTCCGAAAATCCCCAGGCCCGCCTGGTCCTCGCGCTTCTCGACCGTAAGCTCACCTTCACGAAAGCACTCCATCGTTCCGCTTCCGCGCCCTTGGTCTTCAAGGATCGCTCCGGAAAGGAAACCAAGGTCCAGTTCTTCGGAACCCGGGGCGATGGCTCCGCAGCCTTTTCCGATTCGGTGCACGTTCTTTACAAGGACGAGGCTTCCCAAGCCGTGCGGCTTCTTGCGGATGGCGGGGAATCGGTAGTGCTCTACATGCCGCGGAATGACGAAAGCTTCGCCTTCGCCAGCGGCAAGGTGAAGGTCTGGTTCGAAGACGGCTTCCGCGGCGAGTATGGGTCCGCAAACGATCGCAGCCTGCATGGGAAAGACGACCTGCGCATTCCCTATCTCACCCTGAGCAATCAGGTGGATTTCCAGCCGCTCCTCGATGGCGGCCGGACCTACAAGGAAGGCGAGCCACCGTGGGTCATCACCCGCGCCTTTCAGCAGGTCGACTTTGAGATGACCGAAAAGGGGGCAAAGGTTCGCGCCAAGGTGGAGCTTGGTGGAGAGCCCTTCGGTGACCCCGGGGCTCCGCCTCCGATGGTCCCTCGCAGCTTCATCTTCGATAAGCCCTTCTTCGTCTTCCTCTGGTGCGATGGTGCCCAGTGGCCCTATTTCGGGGCATGGCTCGGCGATGCCAGCTCGATGCTGCCTCCCAAGTGATCGCCGGAAGGCGCGGAATACATTGTAGGGCTATCCGATTCGCATATGAAGTGGAGTTGATTCTGCAGTCATCATTTTGACATTGCGGCTCATTCATCCCTCTTGACTTGCCCATCGCTTCTCATCCCATGGCAGGGATGAAAAAAGCCCTCATTGCCACCGCCATGCTGTCCGCCGTCACGGCAGCACTTCTCGCAGCTCCCGGAGACAGGGGGCCTGTGATTCCCGCCCGCGAACCGGAGCCGGAAGAACAAGCCAGGGAACTGCTTGCCCCGCAGGCACAGCAGAACAATTTCCCGAGGCAAGTCCGCGTCCAGGTCGAGATGATCGAAATGCCCCACGAACTTCTCACCGAACTCCTCTATAGGAGCAGCCCCGGCACCGCTGATGCAGGCATGCTGCGCGATGTCGTCCAGGCCCGTGTGAAAAAGGGCGATGCCGCCATCCTTGAGACCATGATCTGCACCGCGCGCAGCGGTGAGAAGGCCCTTAGCGAGTCCATCTCGGAATACATCTATCCCACCGCCTACGAGCGCTCACAGACGCCGAACTCCGTCTCGATTACCGTGAATGGTGCCACCGCCACCGCGGAAGATGGCAGCACCACCAGTCCGGTGGAGTTGGCGAAGCTGATCGCACCACCCACGCCCACCAGCTTCGAAACACGGAATTGCGGCAGTACCTTGGAGATCGAACCAACACTTGGAGGCAATGATAAGATCATCGATCTCCGCTTCGCTCCAGATTGCGTCTGGCATACCGGGGACACCTACTACATGGAAGAGAAGGATCGCTTGGGCAACGTGACGAAGATCCAGATGCCGGTGATCTATTCTGCGCGGACCACCACCGCGCTTACCCTGAAGGACGGCCAGTATCAGATGCCCTGTGTCCTCACCCCGAAGGATGGAAAGGGAAATCCGGATCCCAGCCGAAAGGTCATGCTCTTCGTGAAGTGTGATGTCCTGATGGTAAAGTAGCCATTCTCACCACCATGCCCATCCATGGCGATTCCAGAAGGCCTGGAGATCGCCATTGTCACCCTTGAAGACATTCCGCTCCATCGGGTGCGCCAGATCTCCGAAGTAGCGCGGGCTGCCCCATGCAGGAGTATTGTAGTGCTTCGCATTCGAGCGGCCGCCCTGCCAGACCACGCCCCCGTACTGCCACATCGCCCACTGGTCCCAGATGCCGTATTTTTCCATCAGGCCATCCGGCGTCAGGGGGCGGTTGGAAAACATCGTCCGCTCCGTGCCGGCCGGACTATAGAGCGCGATCCAGTAAGGCGAACGGCGGATGATCGACTTCTGCTCTGGTGCCGCATTGCTCAGGCTGGAGCGGAGGGCATCGCTATTTTCCAGATAGGTCACTGGCGTCACTCCGGTGCGCTGCTCCACCCGGCGGATGAATTTCACCAGCCGGTCAGGGGATGACTTGGTGTCGAAATCGCCAACCAGCAGGATCTTCCGCTGTGAAATACCTTGGCTGCGCGCCACCGCGCGGACCCGGTCCACGAACGAATCCGCCTGATAAGCGGGGTCCTGATCCATGGTCACGAAGTGGTAGGCACCGAGCAGCATCCCCTGGCGATCGGCAGACTTCAGGAAGGCCGGGAATTTGTCGTCGAGCAAGGGGCCCTTCGCCGAGCGGGCGATAAGTCCTTGGGCACCATTTCGCCGTAGGGCGGAGACGTCATGCTGGGAGTAGCTGGAGCCTCCGCGCTGGCGCTCCTTCGGATCCCAGCCGGAGACATTCAGCACGGCGGGCGAATCGGAGACGCTGGTGCCGCCGAATCCGCCGCCCCCGCAGGAGGAAAGGACCAGGGAGAGCGCGAGCAGGGTGTGGACTTTCATCATTTGCCACAGCGAACCATGCAGCCGACCCGGGTGTCCAGAATCGGATGGCAATCAGGGCGCAAGGGCCGCTCGACAAGTCACGATTCCGACCCTAGCGTCCGCGCCGTTATGAAATTCAACCTTGCTCCCGGCGTCCTGGCTATCGGCCTCGCCACCCTGTTCCCGGCGGCCGCCCAGAATGAAGGCGCTGCGGAGAAGCCCGCGGCTGACGCTCCTGCCGCGCCCGCCATCGATGCCAAGACGGTAAAGTCCAATTCCTCCTATGGTCTGGGTTTCCGCACCGGGGGTGAGTTCGGCCAGAACTACGGCCAGTTCGGCATCAGTCCCGAGGACATCGATACCGAGTCTTTCCTCAAGGGCTTCCTCGCCGGTTTCAAGGGCGGCAAGCCCGAAGTCGCCGAAGAAGACCTGAAGGCCGCCATGCAGGCTCTGGGCGATACGCTTCAGGCCCGCGAGAAGGAGCGCGCCGCTGCTAACTTGGAAGCAGGCAAGAAGTTCCTCGAGGAGAACGGCAAGCGCGAAGGGGTGATCACCACCAAGTCCGGCCTTCAGTACGAGATCATCAAGAAGGGTGAAGGCAAGACCTACGTCGCCCCGAAGGAAGGCGAGCCGGAGAAGCAATTCCTTGTGAACTACAAGGGCACCCTGATCGACGGCAAGGAATTCGACGCCTCCCCGGAAGGCAACCCGGTCCCGATGACCCTTCAGGTGATCGAAGGCTGGAAGGAAGCTCTCACCACCATGCCGATCGGCTCCAAGTGGAAGCTCTTCATCCCGAGCAATCTCGCCTACGGTGAACAACGCCGCAGCGCCGAGATCGCCCCGAACACTGTGTTACTCTTCGACCTCGAGCTGGTGGACATCAAGGATGCTCCGGCCAACCCGCACGGCAACATGCCCTTCCCGATCCCGCAAGGCGGTCCCGAAGGTCAGTAAACCATCCCGGCGGTAAATTTCATCCCTTCGTCCGCTCCGGCGGGCGAGGGGATTTTTTTGCCCGCGTGTGGGTCGAATCATGATCCTTGAAAACGACGAGCCGGAGTGATTCGGATCGGCCGTCTTCTCAGGTGAGGTGAGTCGCATTCTTGGAATTCTGAAAACCTTGGAAGGTTTTCCCATGCGGCCCCAAGAGTGAACCGAGGCAGGAGATTCTCCCTCGGGAAGGGACTGGAACAAAGGTTAACCTCCCGAAGTTGGAATCACCGCCTCGCCAACGCTTATCTTCCTGTTAGGATCACTTCGTCGGATCCTGAGGGCTTCTCCTCTTTTCCTTTTCCCACATCGTGCGGGAGATCTATCGGGCCGTTCTCACTCGCCTGATCCTCACCGTTCCCACGCTCGCGCTCCGAAGCCTTGATCCCGCCCCAGGTCGCGCCCAGCCCATCCCCTGACTCAAGCCCGGCGAGGGCAAAGCAGCCAAGCCCGGCAAGGGCGAGCAGGAAGACAGGTGGATTCTGGAAGGCATTCATGTTCGCAATGCAGCGGTCTGCGCGGTTAACTTTGTGGGAAAAAGTTAATGGGGCAAGCCATTCTTCGCGACAGCCCGCATTGGCCCCGGCAGAAAGAAACTTGTCACAAATCACCCATGCCCGAGGCAATGCATGATGAAGAGCCATGCAAGCGATTGCCTTTTCCCCACCCGAGCCCATGGATCGTAAACGTTTCACGGACCTGATCCGCGATCATCATCTCACCCTGCTTTCCTACGCCCGGGCCTTGGCGGGTACGGATCCAGTGGCGCGGGAGTTGGTCCAGGACTCCTTCGTCACCGCTTGGCAGAATCTCGGGAAGTTTGACCAGGCCCGAGACTTCGCTTCGTGGATGAGGGGGATCGTTCGGAACAAATGGCGTGAGCATTGCCGGCTCCACTCGCGGGAGGTGCCGCTGGATGAAAGCGCGCTCTCCCGGTTAGAGGAAACGCTTGCGCCCTATCCGCAGGGAGATGCCGCCATCTTTGCCCGCCTGGCCGAGTGTCGTGAGAAGCTTCCGCTACCGATGGCCGAGGCCCTCCGCGCTTGCTACGATGAAGGTCGTACCAGCGAGGACGCAGCCTCCTTCCTCTCCGTGAATGCCGCCGCCCTCCGCAAGCGCTTGGAGCGTGCCCGCGAGGTCCTTCGCCTCTGCCTTTCCAAGAAAGACTGAACCTTCACTTCACCTTTCCCATGAACCTTTCCGAAGATCCATCCGACCGCCTGATCGATTCCCTGCTTCGTGAGCAGAGAAGGGGACACCCCGACGAAGCCTTGCTGAGGGAGATCAACAGAGGCCTCGATGTTGCGAAGACTCAGATGCTGCACCCAGGCAGCGCCCGCAAACGGAACTATGTCGCGGCCGCTGCCGTGTTGGCCTTCCTGTGCTTGATCGGGCTTTCCTGGAGCGCCATTCAGCGGGCCATCGAGAAATCCCGCGGTTTCGAGGCCGCTCGCAAGGTTGAGCAGGAACGTCATGCCGGAGTTTTGAAGCGCGAGCGGCAGGACCTCGAAGCGAAGATCCAGACCGCGAAGGAAGGCCCATCGCTTTCCCCTAGGGATGACAAGCAGGTTCTCTCCAATCGTGAAGCGGTGGAAGAGCCTGTGGTTCCGCAACCTGCCGAAACCGTCGATTCTGAGGAGGAAGGCCTGAACCTCCGGTTCGTCGCGGTGGAGAAAGAAGAAAGCCCCGGAGCGATTTTCGCCCATGACCCCGATGGCAAGACAGGGGAGCCGGGAAGGCTGATCGAACCACGTGCCTACCTTGCCGACACCGGCAGGATCAACTTCAAGGGCAGCAAGATTGTGCTCACCTCGTCCAAGGATCCGGAAAGCCTCACCAACCCTTCGTCGGTTCTTGCTTCTTCCTACGTCGGTCAGAGCAGTGGCCGAGGTGTGATGTTGCTTTTGCCGGGCACGGGCAAGCGGGGCGATCCACCGGCTCAGCTGCTCTTTGTTGACGATCGCTTCAGCGAGTTTCCGGCGGGCTCCACCTTGCTGGTCAATGCCAGCACCAAGGATATCAGGTTCATCCTTGAGAAGGACCAGCTTGATTGTCCCTCCGGCGAGCAGGTCATCATCAAGGATCCTCCGGTAAATAAAATTGGAATGACTCCGGTGCGGGGTCTCTTCCGCAAGGATGAGGAATGGAGGATTTTCTTTTCTGCCCTCTGGCCGCAGCCCGGGCCTAACGGACGCGCCCTGCAGGTCTGCTTCGACGGTAGATCGCCGGAAGTGATGATCATGGGGATTCGGGAGAATCTTGCGGTCACCCATGCTTCCGACAAAACGTCTCCCGCGGAGGCAGTAGCGAAGGAAGATAAGGATGATGGGAAGCCGGAGGTCGTAGTGAATGGCGAGGTCGCCAGGGCTGCAGAGGATCCGGGGAAAGATCTCGCCCGTCTGGCATTCGTGGGTAGTGCCGCTACCAAATGGTACGTCCAGTTCGGATTCGAATCCGAAGGGAAGTGGTCTCCGCGTTTGACGGGGATGACCTCGCTCGGAAAGCGCCTTCAAAACAGGATAAGCGCCCTGAAGATGCTGGCACCCGGGAGTGTCTTCTTCGAGGATGGGGATATGGCGGGTTGCTTCAAGTTCAACGCCATCGTCGAGCGCGAGATCGTCGACGCACGCACCGGACTCAAGCGCACGGCAAAGATCGCGCAATATGAAGACCTGCGGCCAGGTTTTCGAGGGAGGTTTTATGAATCCATCTCCGGTCTTCCGGAGGCCGATCTGGAGAAGGCGGCTTATCAAGATCCTGCCGCGGCCTTTGAGTTCTTTCCGGAGGGAGGAGGAAAAGGCCGCTTCGAAGTCCAGCTGGGTGAACGCTTCTCGCTTCCTCCGGGAATCGCTCAGCCGCGCTATCTCCTGAAGTCGATGGATGCCCGGAGTGTGACCTTGGAATACAAGGATCAATCCGGACAAACGAAGAC
This portion of the Luteolibacter luteus genome encodes:
- a CDS encoding bifunctional GNAT family N-acetyltransferase/carbon-nitrogen hydrolase family protein translates to MPPKDHETKLGAVLVRNPTVDDIPAILSLHRRCFPQPNDAGGPWNEKHLRSHLHVFPEGQLLAEKDGQILGVASSLIVSLGRNPLRKHTYDGVTDDGYFYNHDPQGDTLYGADVYVDPDARKFGVGAALYSARRDLCRRLNLRRILAGARLWHYDEHAARLTPEEYVWQVQDGKIPDPVLGFQIKQGFAVRGIMPNYLHDHRSRDNAALIEWINPEYQAPGEMGNKVRVACVQYHMRKVADFDDFANQVRYFVETAGEDYGAEFVVFPEFLTVQLLSALPPMGSREGIRKLSEYTDQFRALMSRLAREQGLYLIAGSHPVALPDGRLENTSMIFKPDGTHVSQPKLHITPSEKTWWGISGGDSLIVLQTPKAKIGVLICYDVEFPEAARYLADRGVEILFIPYCTDNRQGYLRVSLCAAARAIENQIYVATAGVVGNLPDVPAMDVHYGRAAVFTPSDFEFARDGIQAEADPNVETMLVTDLDISDLYRSRLSGSVTPVTDRRTDLFEFHNKLSNEIIAPGVQEGHL
- a CDS encoding FKBP-type peptidyl-prolyl cis-trans isomerase, with protein sequence MKFNLAPGVLAIGLATLFPAAAQNEGAAEKPAADAPAAPAIDAKTVKSNSSYGLGFRTGGEFGQNYGQFGISPEDIDTESFLKGFLAGFKGGKPEVAEEDLKAAMQALGDTLQAREKERAAANLEAGKKFLEENGKREGVITTKSGLQYEIIKKGEGKTYVAPKEGEPEKQFLVNYKGTLIDGKEFDASPEGNPVPMTLQVIEGWKEALTTMPIGSKWKLFIPSNLAYGEQRRSAEIAPNTVLLFDLELVDIKDAPANPHGNMPFPIPQGGPEGQ
- a CDS encoding RNA polymerase sigma factor, which produces MDRKRFTDLIRDHHLTLLSYARALAGTDPVARELVQDSFVTAWQNLGKFDQARDFASWMRGIVRNKWREHCRLHSREVPLDESALSRLEETLAPYPQGDAAIFARLAECREKLPLPMAEALRACYDEGRTSEDAASFLSVNAAALRKRLERAREVLRLCLSKKD
- a CDS encoding GH25 family lysozyme codes for the protein MMKVHTLLALSLVLSSCGGGGFGGTSVSDSPAVLNVSGWDPKERQRGGSSYSQHDVSALRRNGAQGLIARSAKGPLLDDKFPAFLKSADRQGMLLGAYHFVTMDQDPAYQADSFVDRVRAVARSQGISQRKILLVGDFDTKSSPDRLVKFIRRVEQRTGVTPVTYLENSDALRSSLSNAAPEQKSIIRRSPYWIALYSPAGTERTMFSNRPLTPDGLMEKYGIWDQWAMWQYGGVVWQGGRSNAKHYNTPAWGSPRYFGDLAHPMERNVFKGDNGDLQAFWNRHGWAWW
- a CDS encoding Amuc_1099 family pilus-like system protein; this translates as MNLSEDPSDRLIDSLLREQRRGHPDEALLREINRGLDVAKTQMLHPGSARKRNYVAAAAVLAFLCLIGLSWSAIQRAIEKSRGFEAARKVEQERHAGVLKRERQDLEAKIQTAKEGPSLSPRDDKQVLSNREAVEEPVVPQPAETVDSEEEGLNLRFVAVEKEESPGAIFAHDPDGKTGEPGRLIEPRAYLADTGRINFKGSKIVLTSSKDPESLTNPSSVLASSYVGQSSGRGVMLLLPGTGKRGDPPAQLLFVDDRFSEFPAGSTLLVNASTKDIRFILEKDQLDCPSGEQVIIKDPPVNKIGMTPVRGLFRKDEEWRIFFSALWPQPGPNGRALQVCFDGRSPEVMIMGIRENLAVTHASDKTSPAEAVAKEDKDDGKPEVVVNGEVARAAEDPGKDLARLAFVGSAATKWYVQFGFESEGKWSPRLTGMTSLGKRLQNRISALKMLAPGSVFFEDGDMAGCFKFNAIVEREIVDARTGLKRTAKIAQYEDLRPGFRGRFYESISGLPEADLEKAAYQDPAAAFEFFPEGGGKGRFEVQLGERFSLPPGIAQPRYLLKSMDARSVTLEYKDQSGQTKTSTLSLK